Genomic DNA from Streptomyces sp. AM 2-1-1:
CCGCCCCCCGGCGATCCCACTTCCAAGGGGTCCCCCTCCCGACGAAAGGCAGAACCCTCATGTCCCAGTCCCGCTTCACCCTCGACGACCTCAAGCGGATCCTCTGCGAGGGCTCCGGGGCGCCCGAGGAGGGCGTGCTCGACGGCGACATCCTCGACACCGAGTTCGCCGACATCGGCTACGACTCCCTCGCCCTGCTGGAGACCGCCAGCCGCATCGAGCGCGAATACGGCATCGAGCTGGACGAGGACCTCATCGGTGACGCCACCACGCCCCGCGCCTTCCTCGACGCCGTGACGGGCCACTTCGCCGTCGCGGCCGCCTGACCGCACCCACCCACCGAACAACCCGAGACGGGATGAGGACATGACACAGCAGAAGCAGCGCGTCGCCCTGGTGACCGGCGCCACCAGCGGAATCGGTCTCGCCGTGGCCCGGCTGCTGGCCACCCAGGGCCACCAGGTGTTCATCGGCTCACGGACCGAGGACAAGGTGCTGACCACGGTCAAGCAGCTGCGGGAGGAGGGGTTCGACGTGCACGGCACGGTCCTCGACGTGCGCTCGGCGGACTCCGTACGCGCCTGCGTCCGGGACGCCGTCGACCAGTTCGGCCGGGTCGACATCCTGGTCAACAACGCGGGCATCAGCGGCGGCGGCGTGACCGCCGACATCGCCGACGAGCTGTGGAACGACGTCATCGACACCAACCTCAACAGCGTGTTCCGGCTGAGCCGGGAAGTCCTCGCCGCGGGCGGACTGCGCGAGCGGAGCTGGGGGCGCATCATCAACATCGCCTCCACCGCCGGCAAGCAGGGCGTGGTGCTCGGGGCGCCGTACTCGGCCTCCAAGCACGGCGTCGTCGGCTTCACCAAGGCGCTGGGCAACGAGCTGGCGCCCACGGGCATCACCGTCAACGCCGTCTGCCCCGGCTACGTCGAGACGCCCATGGCCGAGCGCGTACGGCAGAACTACTCCGCGCTCTCCGGCGCGTCGCAGGAAGCGATCCTGGAGAAGTTCCAGGCCAAGATCCCGCTGGGCCGCTACTCGACCCCCGAGGAGGTGGCCGGCCTCGTCGGCTACCTGGCCTCGGACACCGCGGCCTCCATCACCTCACAGGCCCTGAACGTCTGCGGCGGCCTCGGCAACTTCTGACGGCGCCCCGCACCACCCTTTCCCTCCCTTCTCTTCACTTCCCTCCTTCCCTTCGCGATGCACGAGGAGTCCCATGCCGTCCCGAACACGCACGTCCGAGCACGAGATCACGATCGCGGCGCCCGCCGAGGACGTCTACCGGCTGCTCGCGCGGGCGGAGAGCTGGCCCCAGCTGTTCCCCCCGAACATCTACGTCGACCACGTGGAGCGCGGCGAGCGCGAGGAGCGCATCCGCATCTGGGCGACGGCGGGCGACACCGTCAAGAACTGGACCTCCCGTCGCACCCTGGACCCGGAAGGGCTGCGCATCACCTTCCGGCAGGAGGTCAGCGCGCCCCCGGTGTCCGCGATGGCGGGAAGCTGGCAGATGGACGCTCTCCCCTCCGGCGAGACCCTGGTGCGCCTGGGCCACGACTTCCAGGCCGTCGACGACGAGGGCCTGACCTGGCTCGCGGACGTCGTGGACCGCAACTCCCGCTCCGAACTGGACTCCCTGAAGGCGCTCGCCGAGTCGCTCGGTCCGGCCACCGACGAGCTGACCTGCTCGTTCGAGGACACCGTCCAGATCGACGGGTCCGCGCGGGACGTGTACGACTTCGTCTACCGGGCGGATCTGTGGACCGAGCGGCTGCCCCACGTCGCCACGGTGCGGCTCGACGAGCCCGCGCCGGGCCTGCAGACCCTGGAGATGGACACGCTGTCCCACGACGGCAGCACCCACACCACGAAGTCGCACCGTGTGGGGCTGGCTCCGCACAGGATCGCCTACAAGCAGACGACTCTGCCCGCGCTGATCAACCTGCACACCGGGTACTGGACCTTCACCCCCAACGAGGACGGCGTCGCCGCCTCCTCGCAGCACACCTTCACCGTCAACACGGCCAACATCGCGAAGGTGCTCGGAGCGGACGCGACGGTACGGGACGCCATCGCGTACGTACGCAACGCGCTGAGCACCAACAGCAGGGCGACCCTGAGCATCGCGAAGGCGCACGCGGAAGGGCTCGTGGGGGCGAGCCGGACATGACCGCGGCCCCCGTCGCCCCGCCCCCGAGACGGCCGGCCGGCCCGCGGCACATCACGCTGCACGCGGACGGCGTACCGCTCTCCGCCCGGCTGGCCGAACCCGCGGACGGCCTGCCGCGGGCCACGGTCGTCGCCCTGCACGGGGCGGGGATGAGCGCCGGGTACTTCGACGGTCCGGCGCACCCGGAGACCTCGCTCCTGACGGTCGCCGCGGAGCTCGGCTACACCGCCGTGGCCATCGACCGCCCGGGGTACGGAGCGTCGGCCGGACGACTCCCGCACGGACAGTCGGTCACGGCGCAGGCCGCGACCCTCGCGGCGGCCCTGCGCGACGTGGCCGACCGGTACGGGACCGGCGCGGGAATCTTCCTGATGGGGCACTCCTTCGGGAGCAAGCCGGCCCTGCAGATCGCGGCGGACGGCACGGTTCCCGGTCTCTTCGGCCTCGACCTGTCCGGCTGCGGCGCCGAGTACGTGGTCTCACCCACCGCGCCGGCCACCCGGGCCGGCAACTGGAAGCTCAACTGGGGCCCGCTGCGGCTGTATCCGCCGGGGACGTTCCGGTCCAGCATCGACGTCGTCTCCCCGGCACCCGTGCGCGAGATGGCGGACGCCGAACAGTGGCCGGCCGTCTTCGCCGCACTGGCCGGGCGGGTCCGGGTCCCGGTCCGGTTCACCTTCGCCGAGCACGAGGCGTGGTGGCGCCGCGACCAGCAGGCCCTCACCCTCCTGCGGAAGCAGCTGGTCTCCTCACCACGGGTCCTGATCGACCATCAGCCCGACGCGGGCCACAACATCAGCCTCGGCTGGGCGGCGCGCGCCTACCACCTGCGGGCACTCGGCTTCGCCGAGGAGTGCCTGCGTCAACGGCCGACGAGAACGGAGTGACGCCCATGACGAAGGACCCCGCCGGCGCCCGGCACCCCGAGGCTTTCCGTGGCGCGATGCCCGAGGCGTTCCGCTACGTGTTCCCCGTTGCTCTCCCCGAGGCGTACGCGACGGGCGAGCCCTCGGGAGAGGGCCCACGCGACGGCCGCCGACCGCTCGCCGGGCGGCGGACCGCCCAGGCCGGGGGCGCACCGGCGGCCGGTACGGTGCGCACTCCGCCCCCGCCTCCGTACCCCGGCGACCAGGCACACCCCCTGGTCGCGGCGTTGAGCATCTTCGCTCCCGGCATCACGGTCGCTCCGCGCCTCACCGTCGCTCCCGGCATCACCGGCGCTGCCGGAGCCACGGCGGCGGAGCCGGAGGACGCCTCGGAACGCCTGTCCCACCACGTGACGGCCCTGCGCTGGGCGCGACGTGGGGTGGCATGACCTGGGGTGGCACGATCGCGGCGGTCCGGGCGGCCCCGTCGCCGAGCAGCCTCTTCCTCGCCTGCGACCTCCGGGCACCAGGGGTAGAAGAGGCGGCCGGCGCGATCCTGGGCCGGCTCTCCGCGGCGGACCTGGAGCGGGTCGCGCGCCTGCGCGCCCCGGCTGACCGGACCCGTTCGGTGATGGCCAGGTGGCTCGCTCTCCACGCCGCTTCCCGGCTCCTGGAGAGACCGTGGACGAGTCTCCGGCTCGGGCGCCGCCCTCGGGGCGGCCTGTACGTGACCGCACAGCCGAGCCTGTCGCTGAGCGTCGCGCACAGCGGACGCTACGCCGTGGCGGCCGCAGCCCTCGGCGGACGGGTGGGGGTGGACGTGGAGCAGGTCGCCCGGGTGGCCGCGCTGCCGGACAGCGCCTTCCTCACCCCGGCCGAAAGCTCCGCCCTCGCCCTGACGGGGCCCTCCCCGGACGGCAGGGCAGCACTGTGGGCCCTGAAGGAGGCGGCGACGAAACTGACCGGCGAGGGCCTGCGTGCGGGCATGCGGCACGTCGGCTTCCAGTGGTCCGGCCCGCCCGGCACCCCCGGCTTCGCCCGCACCCCGTACACGCCCGGAGCGTTCACGACCTGCTCGCTTCCCGGCGGGTACGTCTCAGCGGTGGGGGTGACAGCGGGCACCCCGCCCACGGCGCCGGTGTTCCTCTCCGCCACTCCGCCGCCGAACACGGGAGCGGAGAGGACCACCTTCGGGAAGTACGACGCGGAGGACGCGGAGGCGTACATCCGGCTCAGCATCGAGTGAGTGGCCGCGCGACGCCGACCCCGTGCACCCGCGCGTCGTCATGTCCGGCCCGGCCTCACCCCGGGCATGAAAAAGCCCCAGGTCACGGCGAGTGAGTCCTGGGGCAATTCCGAGCCGCCTTCGGGATTCGAACCCGAGACCTACGCATTACGAGTGCGTTGCTCTGGCCAACTGAGCTAAGGCGGCACGCCCTGTCACACCATGGTGCGATCAGCAGCGGGGCCAAGTCTACACAGTTTCCGGGAGTGCTCCGCACCACCCGTCCCGCCGGGCCTCCGCGCAGGTCAGGGGCGGTGCGCGGTGACCCCGCACCGGGTCAGGAGCACGTCGTGCCGTTCTTCGGGACGGTGCCTTCCAGGAGGTAGCGGTTGATCGCGGTGTCGATGCAGTCGCTGCCCCGGCCGTACGCGGTGTGACCGTCACCGTCGTAGGTGAGCAGGGCGCCGGAGGTGAGCTGGTCGGCGAGGGAGACCGCCCACTTGTACGGGGTGGCCGGGTCGCGGGTGGTGCCGACGACGAGGATCGGGTCGGCGCCCTCCGCCCGGGTCGGGTGCGGGGTACCGGTGGGGGCGACCGGCCAGTACGCGCAGTTCAGGGCCGCCCACGCGAAGTTCCGGCCGAAGACCGGGGAGGCCTTCTCGAAGCTGGGGACGGCCTTCTCCACGGCGGATGTGCCGTCGAAGGCCGCGGGCAGGTCCAGGCAGTTCACTGCGTAGTTGGCGTACATGAGGTTCGCGTACGAGCCGTCGGGCGAGCGCTCGTAGTAGCTGTCGGAGAGGGCGAGGAGGCCGGAGCCGTCGCCGTGCTGCGCGCCCGCGATCGCCTCGCGGAGCTGGGGCCAGGCGGCTTCGTCGTACATGGCGGCGATCACGCCCGTGGTGCCGAGTGACTCGCCCAGCTTCCGGTCCTCGCCGGTCGGGACCGGTTCGGCGTCCAGCTTCTTGAAGAGCCGCTTCAGCTCAGCCGCCGCGTCGGCCGTGGACGTGGTGCCCAGCGGGCACTCCGACTGCTTCACGCAGTCCGCCGCGAAGGACTCGAAGGCACCCTCGAAGCCGGCCGTCTGGTCGCGGTTGACGTCGACGGCGGCCAGCGACGGGTCCAGCGCCCCGTCGAGGACCAGGCGGCCGACCCGGTCCGGGAAAAGGTCGGCGTAGGTCGCGCCGAGGTACGTCCCGTACGAGGCGCCCACGTAGTGCAGTTTCTCGTCGCCCAGGAGCTCGCGCAGGAGGTCCATGTCACGGGCCGAGTCGACGGTGGAGACGAACGGGAGGATCTCGCCGGATCGCTTCTCGCACCCCTTCGCGAACTTCTCGAAGGCCGCGCCGAGCCTGTCGATCTCGGCCTCGTCGTCGGGCGTCTGGTCGACCTGGGTGAACGCGTCCATCTCCTTGCCGGTCAGGCACGCGACGGGTTCGCTGCGGGCCACTCCCCGCGGGTCGACGGCCACCATGTCGTACCGGGCACGGACCTGCGCGGGGTAGCCGAGAGCCGCGTACCCCTGGAGGTAGTCGACGGCCGAACCGCCGGGGCCGCCCGGGTTCACCAGGAGCGAGCCGATGCGCTTCCCCGGTCCGGTGGCCTTCTTCCGGGAGACGGCGAGTTCGATGTCGCCGTCACCGGGCTTGGCATAATCCTTCGGCGCCTTCATCGTGGCGCACTGGAAGCCCTCGGCACCGCACTCCCCCCACTTCAGCTTCTGCGTCGTGTACGGGGCGAGGTCCTTCGCGGCCACCGTCGCGGAGGAACCGACGGCGGAGGCGCGCGGCGTCGAACCGCCGCTCGTGCAGCCGGAGACGAGCAGGCCGGCAGTGCCGAGCGCGATGGCGAAGGTCTGGAGCAGGCGCCTGGAGTCCATCCCCGGAGCGTAGTCGCCCGGTGACGAGTCGTCCGATTTCCTCCCCGTTCGGGTGAAGAGGCGATACGGGGCGCTCCGCCCGCCCGGCTGCGCGGCGACCGGCCCCGCGGACCCGCCGGTCCCGCCGCCCGCACGACCCGCGAACCTGAGAGACCCCGCGACCCTCACCCCGCGCGCAGGGCCATCGTCATCGCCTCCACCGCCAGCAGCGGCGCCACGTTCCGGTCGAGGGCACGGCGGCAGGCGATCACCGCCTCGATCCGGCGCAGGGTCTGTGCGGGCGCGGAGGACGCGGCGATCCGGTCGAGCGCGTCCCGTACGTCGGTGTTGGCCAGCGCGATCCGCGATCCCAGCTGGAGGGCCAGCACGTCGCGGTAGAAACCGGTGAGCTCGGTGAGGGCGAGATCGAGGCTGTCGCGCTGCGTACGCGTCTTGCGGCGCTTCTGCTTGTCCTCGAGGTCCTTCATCACGCCCGCCGTTCCGCGCGGCATCCGGCCGCCCGCGACCGCGCCGAGCGCCGCCTTCATCTCCTCGGTCTCCTTGACGTCGACCTCTTCGGCGACCTCCTTGGCGTCCTCGGCGGCCGTGTCGATCAGCTCCTGCGCCGCTTTGAGGCAGCCGCCCACGTCCGCGACGCGCAGCGGCACCTTGAGCACGGCCGCCCGGCGGGCCCGCGCCCGCTCGTCCGTGGCCAGCCGGCGGGCGCGGCCGATGTGTCCCTGGGTGGCACGGGCCGCGGAGTGGGCGCGCTCCGGATCGATGCCGTCGCGCCGGATGAGGACGTCGGCCACCGCCTCCACGGGGGGCGTGCTCAGCGTGAGATGGCGGCAGCGGGAGCGGATCGTGGGCAGCACGTCCTCCAGCGAGGGCGCGCAGAGCAGCCACACCGTGCGCGGGGCGGGTTCCTCCACCGCCTTGAGCAGGACGTTCCCCGCTCCCTCGGTCAGCCGGTCGGCGTCCTCCATGACGATGACCTGCCAACGGCCCACCGCCGGCGAGAGCTGGGCACGGCGCACCAGGTCGCGCGTCTCCTTCACACCGATGGAGAGCAGGTCCGTGCGGATCACCTGGACGTCGGCGTGGGTACCGATGAGGCTGGTGTGGCAGCCGTCGCAGAATC
This window encodes:
- the fabG gene encoding 3-oxoacyl-ACP reductase FabG gives rise to the protein MTQQKQRVALVTGATSGIGLAVARLLATQGHQVFIGSRTEDKVLTTVKQLREEGFDVHGTVLDVRSADSVRACVRDAVDQFGRVDILVNNAGISGGGVTADIADELWNDVIDTNLNSVFRLSREVLAAGGLRERSWGRIINIASTAGKQGVVLGAPYSASKHGVVGFTKALGNELAPTGITVNAVCPGYVETPMAERVRQNYSALSGASQEAILEKFQAKIPLGRYSTPEEVAGLVGYLASDTAASITSQALNVCGGLGNF
- a CDS encoding DNA polymerase III subunit delta' — encoded protein: MSVWDDLVGQERVQEQLAAAARDADTLVTAVSQGTPVPPGSKMTHAWLFTGPPGSGRSTAARAFAAALQCTSPDRALGGEPGCGFCDGCHTSLIGTHADVQVIRTDLLSIGVKETRDLVRRAQLSPAVGRWQVIVMEDADRLTEGAGNVLLKAVEEPAPRTVWLLCAPSLEDVLPTIRSRCRHLTLSTPPVEAVADVLIRRDGIDPERAHSAARATQGHIGRARRLATDERARARRAAVLKVPLRVADVGGCLKAAQELIDTAAEDAKEVAEEVDVKETEEMKAALGAVAGGRMPRGTAGVMKDLEDKQKRRKTRTQRDSLDLALTELTGFYRDVLALQLGSRIALANTDVRDALDRIAASSAPAQTLRRIEAVIACRRALDRNVAPLLAVEAMTMALRAG
- a CDS encoding alpha/beta fold hydrolase; protein product: MTAAPVAPPPRRPAGPRHITLHADGVPLSARLAEPADGLPRATVVALHGAGMSAGYFDGPAHPETSLLTVAAELGYTAVAIDRPGYGASAGRLPHGQSVTAQAATLAAALRDVADRYGTGAGIFLMGHSFGSKPALQIAADGTVPGLFGLDLSGCGAEYVVSPTAPATRAGNWKLNWGPLRLYPPGTFRSSIDVVSPAPVREMADAEQWPAVFAALAGRVRVPVRFTFAEHEAWWRRDQQALTLLRKQLVSSPRVLIDHQPDAGHNISLGWAARAYHLRALGFAEECLRQRPTRTE
- a CDS encoding acyl carrier protein, whose amino-acid sequence is MSQSRFTLDDLKRILCEGSGAPEEGVLDGDILDTEFADIGYDSLALLETASRIEREYGIELDEDLIGDATTPRAFLDAVTGHFAVAAA
- a CDS encoding alpha/beta hydrolase; amino-acid sequence: MDSRRLLQTFAIALGTAGLLVSGCTSGGSTPRASAVGSSATVAAKDLAPYTTQKLKWGECGAEGFQCATMKAPKDYAKPGDGDIELAVSRKKATGPGKRIGSLLVNPGGPGGSAVDYLQGYAALGYPAQVRARYDMVAVDPRGVARSEPVACLTGKEMDAFTQVDQTPDDEAEIDRLGAAFEKFAKGCEKRSGEILPFVSTVDSARDMDLLRELLGDEKLHYVGASYGTYLGATYADLFPDRVGRLVLDGALDPSLAAVDVNRDQTAGFEGAFESFAADCVKQSECPLGTTSTADAAAELKRLFKKLDAEPVPTGEDRKLGESLGTTGVIAAMYDEAAWPQLREAIAGAQHGDGSGLLALSDSYYERSPDGSYANLMYANYAVNCLDLPAAFDGTSAVEKAVPSFEKASPVFGRNFAWAALNCAYWPVAPTGTPHPTRAEGADPILVVGTTRDPATPYKWAVSLADQLTSGALLTYDGDGHTAYGRGSDCIDTAINRYLLEGTVPKNGTTCS
- a CDS encoding 4'-phosphopantetheinyl transferase superfamily protein, producing the protein MTWGGTIAAVRAAPSPSSLFLACDLRAPGVEEAAGAILGRLSAADLERVARLRAPADRTRSVMARWLALHAASRLLERPWTSLRLGRRPRGGLYVTAQPSLSLSVAHSGRYAVAAAALGGRVGVDVEQVARVAALPDSAFLTPAESSALALTGPSPDGRAALWALKEAATKLTGEGLRAGMRHVGFQWSGPPGTPGFARTPYTPGAFTTCSLPGGYVSAVGVTAGTPPTAPVFLSATPPPNTGAERTTFGKYDAEDAEAYIRLSIE
- a CDS encoding aromatase/cyclase translates to MPSRTRTSEHEITIAAPAEDVYRLLARAESWPQLFPPNIYVDHVERGEREERIRIWATAGDTVKNWTSRRTLDPEGLRITFRQEVSAPPVSAMAGSWQMDALPSGETLVRLGHDFQAVDDEGLTWLADVVDRNSRSELDSLKALAESLGPATDELTCSFEDTVQIDGSARDVYDFVYRADLWTERLPHVATVRLDEPAPGLQTLEMDTLSHDGSTHTTKSHRVGLAPHRIAYKQTTLPALINLHTGYWTFTPNEDGVAASSQHTFTVNTANIAKVLGADATVRDAIAYVRNALSTNSRATLSIAKAHAEGLVGASRT